One window of Chionomys nivalis chromosome 18, mChiNiv1.1, whole genome shotgun sequence genomic DNA carries:
- the LOC130890084 gene encoding pancreatic alpha-amylase 2a5 isoform X1 has product MKFFLLLSLIGFCWAQYDPHTQYGRTSIVHLFEWRWVDIAKECERYLAPKGFGGVQVSPPNENIVVYNPYRPWWERYQPISYKICTRSGNEDEFRDMVKRCNNVGVRIYVDAVINHMCGAGGGAGTSSTCGSYYNANNRDFPAVPYSAWDFNDGKCDGEINNYNDANQVRNCRLTGLLDLALEKDYVRGVIADYMNRLIDMGVAGFRLDAAKHMWPGDIKAILDKLHNLNTQWFSAGSRPFIFQEVIDLGGEAITSSEYFGNGRVTEFKYGAKLGTVIRKWSGEKMAYLKNWGEGWGFVPNDRALVFVDNHDNQRGHGAGGASILTFWDARMYKMAVGFMLAHPYGFTRVMSSYRWTRNIQNGQDKNDWIGPPNNNGVTKEVTINPDTTCGNDWVCEHRWRQIRNMVAFRNVVNGQPFSNWWDNGSNQVAFGRGNKGFIVFNNDDWSLSTTLQTGLPAGTYCDVISGDKIDGNCTGIKVYVGNDGKAHFSISNSAEDPFIAIHVEAKL; this is encoded by the exons ATGAAGTTCTTCCTATTGCTTTCCCTCATTGGGTTCTGCTGGGCTCAGTATGACCCACACACTCAATATGGACGGACTTCTATTGTCCACCTGTTTGAGTGGCGCTGGGTTGATATTGCCAAGGAATGTGAGAGATACTTAGCTCCTAAGGGATTCGGAGGGGTTCAG GTCTCTCCACCCAATGAAAACATTGTGGTTTATAATCCATATAGGCCATGGTGGGAAAGATACCAACCAATTAGCTACAAAATATGCACAAGGTCTGGAAATGAAGATGAATTCAGGGACATGGTGAAGAGGTGCAACAATGTTGGT GTCCGTATTTATGTAGATGCAGTTATTAACCACATGTGTGGCGCAGGCGGTGGTGCAGGGACAAGCAGTACCTGTGGAAGTTACTACAATGCCAATAACAGGGACTTCCCAGCAGTTCCATACTCTGCTTGGGATTTTAATGATGGAAAATGCGATGGAGAAATTAATAACTACAATGATGCTAATCAG gtcagAAATTGTCGTCTGACTGGCCTTCTGGATCTTGCACTTGAGAAAGATTATGTTCGAGGCGTGATAGCTGACTACATGAACCGTCTCATCGACATGGGTGTAGCAGGGTTCAGACTTGATGCTGCTAAGCACATGTGGCCCGGAGACATAAAGGCGATTTTGGATAAACTGCATAACCTAAATACACAATGGTTCTCTGCAGGAAGCAGACCTTTCATTTTCCAAGAA GTCATTGATCTGGGTGGCGAGGCAATTACAAGTAGTGAGTACTTTGGAAATGGTCGTGTGACAGAATTCAAGTATGGAGCAAAACTGGGCACTGTTATCCGCAAGTGGAGTGGAGAGAAGATGGCCTATTTAAA gaacTGGGGAGAAGGTTGGGGTTTTGTGCCTAATGACAGAGCCCTTGTGTTTGTGGACAACCATGATAATCAGCgaggacatggtgctggaggtgcATCCATCCTGACCTTCTGGGATGCTAG AATGTATAAAATGGCAGTTGGATTTATGTTGGCTCATCCCTATGGGTTTACACGAGTAATGTCAAGTTACCGTTGGACAAGAAACATCCAGAACGGACAA GATAAGAATGACTGGATTGGACCACCCAATAACAATGGAGTCACCAAGGAAGTGACCATTAATCCAGACACAACTTGTGGCAATGACTGGGTCTGTGAACATCGATGGCGCCAGATAAG GAACATGGTTGCCTTCAGAAACGTAGTCAATGGTCAGCCTTTCTCAAACTGGTGGGATAACGGCAGCAACCAAGTAGCTTTTGGCAGAGGAAACAAAGGATTCATTGTCTTTAACAATGACGACTG GTCTTTGTCAACAACTTTACAGACCGGTCTTCCTGCTGGCACATACTGTGATGTCATTTCTGGAGACAAGATTGATGGCAACTGCACCGGAATTAAAGTCTATGTTGGCAATGATGGCAAAGCTCACTTTTCTATTAGTAACTCTGCTGAAGACCCATTTATTGCAATCCATGTTGAAGCAAAATTGTAA
- the LOC130890084 gene encoding pancreatic alpha-amylase 2a5 isoform X2, whose translation MKFFLLLSLIGFCWAQYDPHTQYGRTSIVHLFEWRWVDIAKECERYLAPKGFGGVQVSPPNENIVVYNPYRPWWERYQPISYKICTRSGNEDEFRDMVKRCNNVGVRIYVDAVINHMCGAGGGAGTSSTCGSYYNANNRDFPAVPYSAWDFNDGKCDGEINNYNDANQVRNCRLTGLLDLALEKDYVRGVIDLGGEAITSSEYFGNGRVTEFKYGAKLGTVIRKWSGEKMAYLKNWGEGWGFVPNDRALVFVDNHDNQRGHGAGGASILTFWDARMYKMAVGFMLAHPYGFTRVMSSYRWTRNIQNGQDKNDWIGPPNNNGVTKEVTINPDTTCGNDWVCEHRWRQIRNMVAFRNVVNGQPFSNWWDNGSNQVAFGRGNKGFIVFNNDDWSLSTTLQTGLPAGTYCDVISGDKIDGNCTGIKVYVGNDGKAHFSISNSAEDPFIAIHVEAKL comes from the exons ATGAAGTTCTTCCTATTGCTTTCCCTCATTGGGTTCTGCTGGGCTCAGTATGACCCACACACTCAATATGGACGGACTTCTATTGTCCACCTGTTTGAGTGGCGCTGGGTTGATATTGCCAAGGAATGTGAGAGATACTTAGCTCCTAAGGGATTCGGAGGGGTTCAG GTCTCTCCACCCAATGAAAACATTGTGGTTTATAATCCATATAGGCCATGGTGGGAAAGATACCAACCAATTAGCTACAAAATATGCACAAGGTCTGGAAATGAAGATGAATTCAGGGACATGGTGAAGAGGTGCAACAATGTTGGT GTCCGTATTTATGTAGATGCAGTTATTAACCACATGTGTGGCGCAGGCGGTGGTGCAGGGACAAGCAGTACCTGTGGAAGTTACTACAATGCCAATAACAGGGACTTCCCAGCAGTTCCATACTCTGCTTGGGATTTTAATGATGGAAAATGCGATGGAGAAATTAATAACTACAATGATGCTAATCAG gtcagAAATTGTCGTCTGACTGGCCTTCTGGATCTTGCACTTGAGAAAGATTATGTTCGAGGC GTCATTGATCTGGGTGGCGAGGCAATTACAAGTAGTGAGTACTTTGGAAATGGTCGTGTGACAGAATTCAAGTATGGAGCAAAACTGGGCACTGTTATCCGCAAGTGGAGTGGAGAGAAGATGGCCTATTTAAA gaacTGGGGAGAAGGTTGGGGTTTTGTGCCTAATGACAGAGCCCTTGTGTTTGTGGACAACCATGATAATCAGCgaggacatggtgctggaggtgcATCCATCCTGACCTTCTGGGATGCTAG AATGTATAAAATGGCAGTTGGATTTATGTTGGCTCATCCCTATGGGTTTACACGAGTAATGTCAAGTTACCGTTGGACAAGAAACATCCAGAACGGACAA GATAAGAATGACTGGATTGGACCACCCAATAACAATGGAGTCACCAAGGAAGTGACCATTAATCCAGACACAACTTGTGGCAATGACTGGGTCTGTGAACATCGATGGCGCCAGATAAG GAACATGGTTGCCTTCAGAAACGTAGTCAATGGTCAGCCTTTCTCAAACTGGTGGGATAACGGCAGCAACCAAGTAGCTTTTGGCAGAGGAAACAAAGGATTCATTGTCTTTAACAATGACGACTG GTCTTTGTCAACAACTTTACAGACCGGTCTTCCTGCTGGCACATACTGTGATGTCATTTCTGGAGACAAGATTGATGGCAACTGCACCGGAATTAAAGTCTATGTTGGCAATGATGGCAAAGCTCACTTTTCTATTAGTAACTCTGCTGAAGACCCATTTATTGCAATCCATGTTGAAGCAAAATTGTAA
- the LOC130890084 gene encoding pancreatic alpha-amylase 2a5 isoform X3, with the protein MKFFLLLSLIGFCWAQYDPHTQYGRTSIVHLFEWRWVDIAKECERYLAPKGFGGVQVSPPNENIVVYNPYRPWWERYQPISYKICTRSGNEDEFRDMVKRCNNVGVRIYVDAVINHMCGAGGGAGTSSTCGSYYNANNRDFPAVPYSAWDFNDGKCDGEINNYNDANQVIDLGGEAITSSEYFGNGRVTEFKYGAKLGTVIRKWSGEKMAYLKNWGEGWGFVPNDRALVFVDNHDNQRGHGAGGASILTFWDARMYKMAVGFMLAHPYGFTRVMSSYRWTRNIQNGQDKNDWIGPPNNNGVTKEVTINPDTTCGNDWVCEHRWRQIRNMVAFRNVVNGQPFSNWWDNGSNQVAFGRGNKGFIVFNNDDWSLSTTLQTGLPAGTYCDVISGDKIDGNCTGIKVYVGNDGKAHFSISNSAEDPFIAIHVEAKL; encoded by the exons ATGAAGTTCTTCCTATTGCTTTCCCTCATTGGGTTCTGCTGGGCTCAGTATGACCCACACACTCAATATGGACGGACTTCTATTGTCCACCTGTTTGAGTGGCGCTGGGTTGATATTGCCAAGGAATGTGAGAGATACTTAGCTCCTAAGGGATTCGGAGGGGTTCAG GTCTCTCCACCCAATGAAAACATTGTGGTTTATAATCCATATAGGCCATGGTGGGAAAGATACCAACCAATTAGCTACAAAATATGCACAAGGTCTGGAAATGAAGATGAATTCAGGGACATGGTGAAGAGGTGCAACAATGTTGGT GTCCGTATTTATGTAGATGCAGTTATTAACCACATGTGTGGCGCAGGCGGTGGTGCAGGGACAAGCAGTACCTGTGGAAGTTACTACAATGCCAATAACAGGGACTTCCCAGCAGTTCCATACTCTGCTTGGGATTTTAATGATGGAAAATGCGATGGAGAAATTAATAACTACAATGATGCTAATCAG GTCATTGATCTGGGTGGCGAGGCAATTACAAGTAGTGAGTACTTTGGAAATGGTCGTGTGACAGAATTCAAGTATGGAGCAAAACTGGGCACTGTTATCCGCAAGTGGAGTGGAGAGAAGATGGCCTATTTAAA gaacTGGGGAGAAGGTTGGGGTTTTGTGCCTAATGACAGAGCCCTTGTGTTTGTGGACAACCATGATAATCAGCgaggacatggtgctggaggtgcATCCATCCTGACCTTCTGGGATGCTAG AATGTATAAAATGGCAGTTGGATTTATGTTGGCTCATCCCTATGGGTTTACACGAGTAATGTCAAGTTACCGTTGGACAAGAAACATCCAGAACGGACAA GATAAGAATGACTGGATTGGACCACCCAATAACAATGGAGTCACCAAGGAAGTGACCATTAATCCAGACACAACTTGTGGCAATGACTGGGTCTGTGAACATCGATGGCGCCAGATAAG GAACATGGTTGCCTTCAGAAACGTAGTCAATGGTCAGCCTTTCTCAAACTGGTGGGATAACGGCAGCAACCAAGTAGCTTTTGGCAGAGGAAACAAAGGATTCATTGTCTTTAACAATGACGACTG GTCTTTGTCAACAACTTTACAGACCGGTCTTCCTGCTGGCACATACTGTGATGTCATTTCTGGAGACAAGATTGATGGCAACTGCACCGGAATTAAAGTCTATGTTGGCAATGATGGCAAAGCTCACTTTTCTATTAGTAACTCTGCTGAAGACCCATTTATTGCAATCCATGTTGAAGCAAAATTGTAA